A window of the Arachis duranensis cultivar V14167 chromosome 5, aradu.V14167.gnm2.J7QH, whole genome shotgun sequence genome harbors these coding sequences:
- the LOC107488048 gene encoding NAC domain-containing protein 37, protein MESSCVPPGFRFHPTDEELVGYYLRKKVASQKIDLDVIREIDLYRIEPWDLQERCRIGYEEQNEWYFFSHKDKKYPTGTRTNRATMAGFWKATGRDKAVYDKAKLIGMRKTLVFYKGRAPNGQKTDWIMHEYRLESDENGPPQEEGWVVCRAFKKRTTNGQTKTMEGWDSSYLYEEASGGGGGGGTVVESIEQLLSRQGHHHHHHQSSFMCKQEIENMHANIAAEQFVQLPQLESPSLPLVKRPTTTTSTMALVSESNEEHNMLSCNNTKKVVTDWRDLDKFVASQLSHGGDNSRHETETDDAAVLPSFMDNNNHDNNGSISDMSLLQLLQSSSSSNSRVNNEGNRLMMSMSPFLNTSSDCDIGICVFEN, encoded by the exons ATGGAATCATCGTGTGTCCCACCTGGGTTTCGCTTCCACCCAACGGATGAAGAGCTTGTTGGTTATTATCTGAGGAAGAAAGTGGCATCTCAGAAGATAGACCTTGACGTTATCAGAGAGATCGATCTCTATCGTATTGAACCCTGGGATCTCCAAG AGAGATGTAGGATCGGGTATGAAGAGCAGAACGAGTGGTACTTCTTCAGCCACAAAGACAAGAAGTATCCGACGGGGACTCGAACGAACAGGGCCACCATGGCGGGGTTCTGGAAGGCCACGGGAAGAGACAAGGCGGTGTACGACAAGGCGAAGCTGATCGGGATGAGGAAGACTCTGGTCTTCTACAAAGGGAGAGCCCCTAACGGCCAGAAAACAGACTGGATCATGCACGAGTACAGACTTGAATCCGATGAAAACGGACCCCCTCAG GAGGAAGGGTGGGTTGTTTGTAGAGCATTCAAGAAAAGGACGACAAACGGGCAAACGAAGACTATGGAAGGATGGGATTCAAGCTACTTGTACGAGGAAGCAAGCGGCGGCGGTGGCGGTGGCGGCACGGTTGTTGAGTCAATTGAGCAGCTGCTCTCAAGGCagggtcatcatcatcatcatcatcaaagcAGCTTCATGTGCAAGCAAGAAATAgagaacatgcatgcaaataTAGCAGCAGAGCAATTTGTACAGCTTCCACAGCTTGAGAGCCCAAGTTTGCCGCTAGTTAAGAggccaacaacaacaacaagcacAATGGCACTAGTCTCAGAAAGCAATGAAGAGCATAACATGTTATCTTGCAATAACACGAAGAAAGTAGTGACTGATTGGAGGGATCTTGATAAGTTTGTGGCATCTCAACTGAGTCATGGAGGAGACAATAGTAGGCACGAAACTGAAACCGATGATGCAGCAGTGCTCCCAAGCTTTATGGATAATAACAACCATGACAACAATGGTAGCATCTCGGACATGTCATTGCTGCAGCTTCTGcagagtagtagtagtagtaatagtAGGGTCAACAATGAAGGGAACAGGTTGATGATGAGCATGAGCCCCTTTCTAAACACAAGCTCTGACTGTGATATTGGGATATGCGTCttcgaaaattaa
- the LOC107488050 gene encoding histone H3.3 yields the protein MARTKQTARKSTGGKAPRKQLATKAARKSAPTTGGVKKPHRYRPGTVALREIRKYQKSTELLIRKLPFQRLVREIAQDFKTDLRFQSHAVLALQEAAEAYLVGLFEDTNLCAIHAKRVTIMPKDIQLARRIRGERA from the exons ATGGCACGTACGAAGCAAACCGCTCGCAAATCTACCGGTGGAAAGGCTCCAAGGAAGCAACTCGCAACTAAg GCAGCAAGAAAGTCTGCCCCTACCACCGGTGGAGTGAAGAAGCCCCACAGATACCGCCCAGGAACCGTAGCTCTTCG TGAAATTCGCAAGTATCAGAAAAGTACTGAACTATTGATCAGGAAACTGCCCTTCCAACGTCTTGTTCGTGAAATTGCCCAAGACTTCAAG ACGGATTTGAGGTTCCAGAGCCATGCTGTTCTTGCTCTTCAGGAAGCTGCAGAAGCTTATCTTGTTGGATTGTTTGAGGATACTAATCTCTGCGCCATCCATGCTAAGCGGGTGACCATAATGCCCAAGGACATCCAGCTTGCTAGGCGGATTCGTGGTGAAAGGGCTTAA